The following is a genomic window from Daphnia magna isolate NIES linkage group LG4, ASM2063170v1.1, whole genome shotgun sequence.
AAAGGTACTCAACGTCCGAGAGGCAACTCATAAACAGATTATGGAGAATGCTGAGATCAataatttaatcaaaattCTCGGACTTcaatacaagaaaaaatacgAAACTATTGAAGACCTCAAAACACTTCGTTACGGACGTTTGATGATCATGACAGATCAAGATCAGGATGGATCCCATATCAAAGGCTTGctgattaattttttgcaCCACAACTGGCCATCGCTTTTGCGTTTACCGTTCTTAGAAGAATTTATCACTCCCATCGTGAAAGCCACAAAAGGAACTGGGACTTCGGCAAAAACAGAAAGCTTCTACTCGCTTCCCGAGTTTGAAGAGTGGAAGAGCAAAACGGATAACTGGCCCACCTATCGTATCAAGTACTACAAAGGGTTGGGTACTTCAACCTCCCAAGAAGCCAAAGGTTACTTTTCCGACATGCAGCGTCATCGGATTCTCTTCGAACATGACGGCGATCAGGATGATTACGCTATTCTAATGGCTTTTAGCAAGAAACACGTCGAACAGCGTAAAGAGTGGCTCACCTCTTGGATGGAAGAATGCAAACGACGCCGTGAACTAGGACTGCCCGAATTGTATCTTTAcgaaaaagacacaaaaaaagtcaGCTATCGTGATTTCGTCAATAAGGAGTTAGTTTTGTTCAGCAACATGGATAATGAGCGTTCGATTCCTTCATTAATGGATGGTTTTAAACCTGGCCAACGCAAGGTTCTCTTCACTTGCATCAagagaaatgacaaaaaagaaatcaaggtTGCCCAGTTAGCTGGTTCAGTGGCGGAACACTCAGCTTACCATCACGGTGAAGCATCTTTGATGGGAACAATCATAGGTTTAGCTCAAGATTTCGTGGGATCCAACAACATAAATTTGTTGCTTCCCAACGGTCAGTTTGGTACTCGTCTACAGGTATATTTTTACTGTGATTGGTGTAGCATTGCGGTTGACTAAAATCAATTATTGTTTAGGGAGGAAAAGATGCTGCGAGCCCTCGTTACATCTTCACGTTGATGAACAAAGTTACACGAGCTATTTTTCATCCGCATGATGATCCTTTATTGAAGCACCAGATGGACGACAACCAACGCATCGAACCTGAGTATTATGTTCCCATCATTCCCATGATCTTGGTTAACGGGACTGATGGAATCGGTACCGGTTGGATGACGAAGATTCTGAATTACAATCCTCATGACATCGTGGCTAACGTCAGACGGATGTTAGATGGCGAAGAACCATTAGAAATGGATCCGTGGTTCAAGGGTAACACagtttaacgaaaaaataggtaaaaaacatttcaacgatgttttccttttcacgCCTATCAGGTTATAGAGGAACAATTGAAAGAATTGATCGGCAACGATATGTAATCAGTGGTGAAGTGGCGGTCCTCAGTCCCTCGGAAGTAGAAATTACGGAGCTTCCCCTCCGCGTTTGGACTCAAAATTACAAAGAATCCGTGATGGAAACTCTGTTACATGGTTCAGAGAAAACTCCACCGCTCATTACCGATTACAAGGAATACCACACAGATACAACTGTGCGCTTCGTTGTTTCCATGGCTGAAGACAAGATGCAACAAGCTGAAGCCGAGGGACTGCACAAGGCATTTAAACTCCAGGCAACACACTCTTTAACATCCATGGTGTTATACGACCCTAATGGCTGCCTAAAGATGTACGACTCTGTAGAAGATATCTTAAAAGAGTTCTTCACCGTGCGACTCGGCTTTTACGTCAAGAGGAAAGACTATTTGTCTGGCGTACTCCAAGCTGAATCAAAAAGACTTTCAAACCAGGCCAGATTCATCTGTGAAAAGTGTGACAATGTCTTGATTGTCGAGAACAAAAAGGTATGGAAATATCGCAAGTTTAAATTCGGTCTTATGTGTCACACGATTTCTATTTCTTCTTACTTTTCAGGCCAAAGTGTTAGTAGAGGAATTGCGCCGCAGAAACTACGATCCCGATCCAGTACGTGTTTggaaaaagaatcaaaagaaCAATGTCAACGCAGAGGAGGAAGAGGAACAAGAAGCGAACGCGGAAAACGAAGAAGGTGCTGTAAAAATCGGAGATTATGATTATTTGCTGGATATGCCCATGCGTTCTCTGACttatgaaaagaaagaagaacttCTTAAAAAGAGGGATATCAAGATGAAGGAATATGATATTCTCCTGAAGAAAACGCCGGCAGATTTGTGGCGTGAAGATCTTGATAATTTCCTAGTGCAACTACAGGATCTAGAAAATGCACAACAGGAGGAAGCGAAGGAAAACAAGAAGTCCGCTAAACTTCCTGTCGGAGCCAAAGGCAAGAAGAAGGCTTTGGCTGTCGAAGTTGCTCCTTCTCCTAAAGGTCGGCGAATTGTTCCCGTTGTTGATGCAGAATTGCGAAAAAAGGCGGAGAAGGCAACCATCgccaaagagaagaaaaaagagagagcactaaagaaagaaagccCTGAAGTTGAGCGAGATAGTTTCGATGATGCCCTGGATGAATCAAACAAGTCGTTGTCTGACAAACTGGGTCTAAGCCCGACAACCAAAGGAGGCAAAGGTAAGAAGGGAGCGAAGAATGCGGATGGTCTGAAACAGACTAAGTTGAATTTCGCATCCAACAAATCCGCAGAGAAGGACGACGACATTGATGAATTTGACATGGCACTTGAAGAAGCCAAACCACTTAGGTATTAACACTTGAATTTCTTCAAAACCATCCATTATTGAATAATTGTGTTGCATGTAGGGAGAAAACGATGCGCcgagctgctgctgctgctgctaaaTTCGTCTTAGATAGTGATGAAGAGGAAGGAGATGCTTCGGATAATGATTCCGACCTCGTAATTAGTGACTCAGACgaagattttgattttgtcaAACCGAAAACTGCCACTAAGAAAAGAGCGAAGGGGCCTCCTATCAGTTCAGATGACGACAATACTGCAGCTAAAAGGCAGAAAAAAGCAAACGCACCAAACGTGAGCTCCGATGATCTATTTGACTCTTTAGTTCGCTCCTCACCAGTTAAAACAACTGTTGAAGCTGAATCACAGTCGCCTCCAGATATCGTCATGTTAGGTTGGTTTGtaaactatttttaaaattctagaACTtcacaaatttgtttttctttcagggAGCGATGATGATGCTAAACCCAAAGGCAGGGGTCGTGGAAAAGTAGCAAAAACTGATGGGCCTGGCAAACCAAGGAAAGCGCCGGCCCCTAAAGCAGCTGCCGCCCCGAAAACAACCAAGACTGCCGCATCGAAAGCAAAGCCCAAAGCTTCTTCTCCCAAAAAGAAGGCTTCCAAGGATTCCGATTCAGACGACATGTTTGCTTCtaaaacacaaacaaagaAAGCCATTTCATCAGACGGAAATGAAGATGATAGCTTTGATTTTAAGCCACGCGCAACCACTGGGCGAGCCAAGAAACCTGTCAAGTACGCAAATCTTTCGAGTGACGAAGATATGTCTTCGTAAATCCATTTTTCCCGCCAAGAGCTAGCATTCACGTTTTGATACTCGAAACTGGTTGTTGCGCGAATCACTTCTAGCCAATAACCTCTGTATGCGCTGTATGTCATTTATAATTCAATTCCATTTGGATCACTAAAATGCAAAGTAAAATCTACCACTTGTCTGACGTTTACAATGTGGTTTGCTCGTTCCTTAAATTGTCAGTTGCCGTATGACAATAATTAATTGACAAGACTTTCAACTTCACAAAGTCTGTGTACGAAGATACAGAGATCAAGGAGAGTCCAAAGTAAATATCGTAATTTTACCCGATTACCAACACATTTGTACTGCCtgatttaattaatttttaattcaGCTGAATTTAATTCTGTATCCAAATCCATCATCCAGGTGAAACATTAATTGTCGTATTGTTCTTGTTGGAATTCGGCACCTGATTTTACAGTTTCGTGACTGCGTTAGCTCACTTCATATACAGCTCCCACGTAGATATGAAAAAGGTTGAAAATCTGCGTATGATCAAGCTTAAAAGGAAAATTTGTGTTCTATAAtatcccgatagggattctatcaaaccTCTGGGGTAGGCCTACCCAGTGATACACTCGGTTTTTGACTACTTTTtttacttaatcgaaatcagcagtCAGTTTTGATTATACTTTGTGACATGTGGTGCGACATGCAGTTTCTCAGAACATATACGGTTGCCGCGATTCAAGAGCAACTACAGCccaaccctatcgggaacttcccgAACGGAATGAGGGCCCCTAGTTTCCCTTGGCTAAGTTTGGAATGAAGAATGTATTTTCAGCTGTCGATTTGATCATCATAAAGGCTAGGGAAGACGAGACCCAATACACACTGCCCATTCTGCGTTTTTTCTAAATTGACCATGTGGCCCGTATTTTTAATATGGCGCCACCAGTTTCCGCTCTCTACCACCGCTAGTGCTGCACTGATGCAAAGCTAGGGGCATGCATGTTTGtgaaaattgaatttgaatactGGGTTTACCGCCTATATGGTTGGCTTTCCTTGAGGTTTAACACATTGAGAGTTTTACGCGGGATACTGATCTAGAAGATAAAAACACGTTACTTTTTTGCAGTAACTTGTTTAAACGCATACTAAACATTTGCCTTAAGAGAGCGTGTCATCACTTGTATGTGAGCCATTAACCCTGGTTCATTGAATCACTTCTGAACATGGATGCAGGTTCTCCCCTTCATGTCAGTATCTTTAAACAGCCTAAGCCAGGCTCTAGGAAGAGACCTTTTAGTGTTGCTAACAGCAGCATATTGACAGAATACTCAGCTGAGAACTCTGAAGATTACAACATTCTTTCCTCTTTAGGAATGAAGGATCGAGATATTTTCCAGAGCACTGAGAGCACCAATCTCTTACTGAAACATGACAGTGAAGCAATAGAAAATGTAAAAGTCTCCACAGGCTCAATTGCTGGTCATTCACCATACTTCAGTGTGAATaccaccccaaaaaaaacagtagCACAGGATATACAGGGAGACAAACCAACAGATAAAGATTTTGAACCAAAAACCCCCTCCAACCATCTCACCATTTCAAACGAGCAATTGCCTCCAATACAACTCCCCTCAGAGCCCTTCATCAAGTCAGACATtgaggaaagaaacaaaccacGAAAATTAAGACCAGTTGGGGAATTCACAGTGACTTCTTTGGATAAAGAATATCAAGAGATAATGGATTTTCTGAAGCAAGAGAGAGAGCAAGACCAACTACTCTTTCTGAAATGCTCTGAAGCCCTACGGAataaggtaaaaaaacaaacagcaaTCAAACAAATTATGTGTTAGTCCTATGACCAAATTAATTATGTTTAATTCCCTAGACTGAAAGCATCATCGAGAACTTGGAAAGTACGATTAAGGCTCGTTACCAAACTATCGATGAAAATTTGCGTTCAGTCATACATGAATTTGAGAAGGAGTGGGAGACTTGTAGAAAACTGGAAGAAGAATTTAGTACTTTGAGGAATCAGATATCTTCAATAATGAACAACATTTTGCAAGACCCTGGCTTGGAATAAGAAGGATGTTGTATCTGGTATCCGGAACAGCAAATTTTCGTTTGCGCATTTTTATAGGTTTCCGCCTCTCGCAGGTCGACCATAGATCAATAGTTTCATGTTGtccttaaaaatttttctttcacgtATACGTTTTTGGTTCTTGGAAATGTGGGAAAATCtgcagtttgttttttttgagAATGGAGAAGTTAGATAAAAATGTTCTTACTTTACTTGGCATTCTTCTTAGTTTAAATCAAAACTTTGCTGTCTTTCAAAAAGTGACATAGAGCTCTTACATTCACGAGCAAATAACCCGCCAAAGGTCTCCAACGTTGGCAGTCTTACAACGCCGAAAGCAGAAAGCTCGGCAAAATTCAAGCACGAGGAAAGCGTCAGTGTTGTGGAGCAGGAGCCACCAATTAGAAAGCTACCTAAAATACAAGAGCCCGCAGCTGGATCTTTGATGGGAGATTTCTCTGCAATTTACATCAagttttaaatcaaaatttttaccttttctatATTTCccttaattttatttaatatatAATTATCACTTTTATTAGCTGTTCTGAAGGCCAGTGAGTGCGAACATCAAGGATGGTGTAAAATGCACGTACGTTAGATCCTTTTGCTCAACTACTGCGGTCATTCAGTGCACGTCTGGTTTTGTTTACTTGACTGACGTCATACTCTTTGGGATCAGTAGTACCTCTTGTTAccattgttttatttgctttCAAAGTTTTGTTGGTGTCAGATGACTACTATGAGCTAGCTGgtcgaatttcttttttttcgtttattgtGCAATAAgtttagattttttctttcttttcaagacGATGAGTAGAACAAATATTCTAATTTTTTCTCTAGGAACTATGAAAACTGGTTTTTATACGTCTTTGGTAAAGCCTTAATTAACTGTTACTGCTATATTGCTATGACTTAGCAAAGGTTACATCGTTTTCACTTAGTACTTCGTAAAGACAACCAAACTTTAATGctttattttcatttaccCACTCGCCGTTTTCACGCTCCCGCTCGGCTCCATTCATCCGTTACAAAATGTAATTATACTAATTTACCTATACTATTATTCAGGTAGTTGACCTGGTTTTTCGTGACGAATAAACCAGTTGTATGGGTAATTTTGGAAAGTCCTTGCGCGCCATCTAATATCTTAAACTAAATCCAAGTTAATCCAAGTTGCCCAAATAACTTTGGGGCAATAGGAAACCTCGGAAATCTACGTACAACGATTGTTTACTTTGTCAAGTGTATTTTCATGGGAAATACACTTTCTCGTTTAGCTTCTAGATGTAAAATCCAACACAATTTGATGTCAAAAGTACAAAGCGGAAGCGAATTTCTAGTCAAACATAAAATAATTCTTTGTTGAATTTTATGCACATAATGTCTACAAGGAATTCGACATAAATACGACCTTGGTGGCTGGAGGCGTTCCTTGGCAGAAGAGCTGAAAAGAGCGTTGACTACCACCTGGTGTAACAACCTACCTGCTCTATCGGCCATTTGGGAAAAAACAGTCTAAAACTATTGACGTTCAAGAGCAGCTTTCTACAAATTTAACGTCAAAACTGTTTGCCTTCATGAACCCCATAATATAAACACAATTTTTcacttattttttgttgtgttaaGAAAAGTTACTGTGACATTTTGAGAAAATGCAACATGATTTCTGCGAGTGATTTCAACGACAGAGGCTAACGCTATCTCCTGTTGTTTTAACATTTAACTACTTATGGTTACCTTGCCAATCATTCCTTAAAATGTGATGAAAGTTTTCTGCAACTTAAGtgagaattttaaaaagtttagGACTTTGTGCTTTGTGAACAATAGTTTCCTTAAATTTTACCTTAAATCCAACTACATTGGgggtttttgaaaatgttgaacTGCTTCGTCATATTCTTGCTGTGTCTAGTGGCAAACCCATTGTCTGGTCAAAAAAGTCTGTTTGAATCTGAAATTGGTGGTGATGAAAATCGAAGACTTAATATTGGAGTTAACCTGCCCCCAAAGTTTCTCCCTGGTGGAGACATGGAAGGCTTTTCACTTCCAGAAGACACAGCTGTTGGAACCATTGTAAGTGCCATATCATAACAGGTTTTCTTAAATCTAGTTTGACAAGTTAATTTCCCAAATTTTGAAATAGGTTTACCGATTGAGAGGAGAAGACCCTGAAGGATCAAGAGTTGCATACAGCATTAGTGGAGACCATTTGAGTGTTGTTAGAAATACTGGAGCTGTTACTTTAGTAAAAGCACTAGATCATGAAGCTGCTGCAGTGATAGAAGTAATCATTACTCTGACTGGTATGCACTGCCCATAATACTTTTCCATTCTGAAAATGTGCAGTTGAATTTTAAGACATAAAAATTGTCCATTTGAATCCCTTAGATGAGAAGGGTCCAACAGCTGAACCTAACATTGTCAGTATTCGGCGAGAGATCACCATCGAAGATCGCAACGATAACCCTCCAAAATTTTCAGAGCCGTCCTATTCATTTTCCGTTAATGAAACAGTTGGAGTTAACACCCAAGTTTTTAATAAAATCCTCATTTCAGATGCAGACTCTGGCAGTAATGGAGAGATTAAATTGACCTGCTTGAAACAGGTACAAACACTAACCGTTCTTTTTgccattcaaaaataaacaatttgaTCTTTCGTGCATAGAAATCACCTGAAGGATGCGAAAAGTTTGTCGTGCGAAGCCAGCGTATTGCGCCAGGCAAATATGCTGGCATTGTGTCGGCAAGAAGTGGTCTAAACTACGAGGAAAGTAGCCGTTTTACGTTAGTTCTCCAAGCTGAGGATTTAGCAAAAGAGCCTGGCTCTGCCTTAACCAGTACGGCTACGATAACGGTTGAAGTCCTCGATGTCCAAGATCAGCCACCGGTCTTTCTGAACGCACCATATCGTCCCGTAATACAAGAAAACAGCCCTGTTGGCCATCCGCTAATGAAAGTACTTGTGCGAGATGGAGACACGGGTCAGCCCCGTGATTTACAGCTTGACATCATCGATGATCCCCTAGGATATTTCCGTGTTAGCTCATTCAAAATGAATGATAATATTGGCTCTGCCACGATCGTGGCATCTGACAACCCAGTTGATCGCGAAGATCAAGTTATTCTGCGAAATGGAGGCACATATTCATTTGGGCTAAAGGTAAATATGAGATAATGGCCCTAAAAGTTAACAATTTAACAATTCATCTTTGTAATTATAGGCAACAGAGTTGGTTGGGAATAAGCCAGTGAATGATTTTACTGTAGAAAATGTCACCGTGATGATCATCGATGTCAACGATCAACCTCCAGTGTTCAATCAGGCACAATATTCAATTGGCATCCCAGAAAATCTCggtattttagttttttattcgTAAATTTCTATTGGAAACATATTATAATAAAGTACCGTCGGTTTTTAGATATTGGAGAAGCATTGCCTGGTCTCGATATGACCGTATCGGATAGTGATACTGGAGTTCATAGTCAGTTTGGGTTGGAACTGATCCCATTACGGAACGCCGATAACATCTTTGAGGTCCATCCGATGTCAGCCACAGGCCGTACACCTGTTCTTATTAAAGTTACCGGAGCGGACAAACTTGATTACGAGAATCCTGATCGGCGGGAAATGGTCGTCCAAGTTATCGCCCGAGGCGGGGGGCGTCGTCTCTCGTCAACAGCCACGCTCACGATTCTTCTAGTTGATGTCAATGATAATAATCCAATATTCGAAGAACCTTCATATAGTTTCAATGTAGGTTGATATAggctagaaaaaatattgcttaaccTAAAATAACTAGTGATTTGCATTGAGAAGGTGGTTGAGAATTCAGCACCAGGCTTGTTAATTTCAAGGCTAAGTGCTACAGATGCTGACAGTGGTGTTTACGGACAACTGCGTTACGAGCTGCGGGGGTTTGGATCCGAACACTTTTCTGTTAACGCATCTACAGGTGACCTGACGGTCGGGGTTTGCGGACTTTCAACTTGTTTAGATTATGAGGATCAAGATATCTTTACGTTGACCTTTACGGCCATTGATGGAGGAGGTAAGTTTTGGTTAACTTTGCAACacataaaattgttttttaaacaataatTTATAACAGGAAAATCAACATCCGTGCCGCTTACCATTAAAATTGATGATGTTAACGATAATCCGCCCGTTTTTGAGCAAAATCAATACCGGCGGCTTATTCAAAATCGAGCGATTGACTTTGACCCACAGTTAGTCCTAAAGGTGAAACAGAATTCATTCTTTTAAACTGTGTTCCTCTTCTTTACAATAATTTATTCTTAAAGGCTACCGACAAAGATGGCATGCGGAAAGGTCATTCTCCGCCGACGCAAGATGGCAGAATTTCCTATTCCATTATTGCAGGCAACACCGCAGACAATCTGTTTAGCATAGGTCGCGACAGTGGCATTCTAGATGTTACTCGACCTATCAATGCCACCGAGTTGGGTGAGGTTAGGTTCGTGCTTACAGTACGGGCGACTGATTCAGGTACGCCACCCCAGCATGCTGATACAGTCGTGACGATCACTGTGGGGGCTGTCGATGGAAATGATCCACCCATCTTCCAGCAGAGCCATTACCACATCAACGTTGTCGAGCGAGCAACACCAGATTCGTTCGTTATTCAATTAAATGCCACGGATCCAGATgggcaaaatgaaaatcttCGTTATCGCGTTGTTGGAGGATCTGCTGTTGATTGGTTCACTGTTGACGAAGTATCTGGAATTGTTAGGATCGCCCGGGGTGGTGCTCTCCAATGGGATCAAGAATCTCCACTCCTAACGTTAGCAGTAGCTGCAGTTGACCAGGGCCAGCCTATTGCCCAAACGGCTACTGCCACAATCACTATACAGGTAGACGTGTGTTTATTTTCATCAATATTAGATAGAAATGATTTAAATCTATATTCTGCTTTTTAAGGTTGAAGATATCAATGATAAACCACCCAATTTTGATAAGCAACTTTTTATCCATCATGTTGCCGAGGTTACGGCTGTTGGAACTCGGgtaattacaattttttgttgagCGCACTATTGTTAATTCAGATGTTTGAAATCCATTCGttatttgtatttatttattttttcccttgcAGGTTTTGGCTTTAGGGGCCAGTGATCCTGACACAAGCTCACAGTTAAGATTTCGTTTGACGGAACCATTCCAGATAAGAAACAAAGGGGGTTATTTACGCAACGAAATCGAGAGCGAATATTTTTCGTAAGTAATTTTTTATAGAAGACGTGCACTGTCCATTTTTAATCTTTTGTCCCACGAATCTGAAGAATTTCGGAAACTACCGGCATCTTGACTCTTACGAAGCCGCTTGACCATGAAAATGCTGCCGTCGTAATGTTTCGGGCTGAAGTCGAGGATATGAATGCCAGTCTAGAATTTCCGAACCAAACAGATTTTGGTGTGTTGCAGATTaagattgtttttgtttttttgtcaaGAAGATTTCTGACTCTTTAATCGTTTGTTCCCCATAGCTGAGGTTGCAATTTATGTCCAAGCCCATACTGACAACGGGCCCATTTTTTCACCACCTTGGTCTCCAGCACATCCCATCATTAGGGCGGAAGTGGTTGAAGAGCAAGACCCGGGCATTATCTTCCTCACCCTTCAAGTAGAGTATTCCGTTGCGGAAATTTTACTTCAATGTTTTATAACCTGATTTCCTTTTCGATTTAGGCACATGACCCTGTCACGGGTCTGCTAATATCTCATTTCGAGCTTGTGGATGAACAGAAGCCGATTAGTGAAGCCTTAACAAGCATACAGCCCGATTCCGGGACTTCGCTGGAATCTCTGTTCGATCAAATTCGTTTCACCAATGATACGGAATCCGTGAACAACACAGCCAAATCAATACTGGATCCTGATATTTCGTCGCTGATTGAGCTGAACAAGTTGACGGGAGAGTTGACATTTAAAAGGCGTATCGATTATGAAGAACTAGTTAACAAGGTACATGAAACGTGATTTTATTTCACATGACCTATtccatatttttgttgttgttgctataGAGCCTACAGTTCCAAGTACAAGCAATAGCTGGTGAAGCggagaataaaagaatgaGTCTAGCCACAGTCAAACTCGATATATTGGATGCCAACGACAATAGTCCACAATTTGCCGAAGAGGTACCATATTTAATTGATATTCATTAATTTCACCTGTCCTGAGtctattcttttgtttcattaaagGAGTATAAGGTGAAAATACCGGAATCTATTCATTACCCAGAAGTGTTAGTAACAGTGTCAGCTACAGATAAAGATTCCGGAAAGTTTGGTCAAATTCTTTACTTTGTCTCGGGTGACGGGGCCGATCTTTTTGTTATTGATGGTAAAACTGATTCAGTGTGAGtgaagctgaaaaaaaaacaaacgatttAATGACATTTCGTGCTGATTAGATCCTACCACTGGGGTTGTAAGAGTGGCCCCAAATGTGTCGCTGGATCGAGAGAAGCAACCTAGTTACACTTTCACCATCATTGCTGCAGATCAGCCACAAGGCAGTGAAGAGCAACAACGTTCCTCAGTTTTAGTAACCCTTTTATATCCTATTATGGTAATTTTATGCAATATTGATACGTTTTCCATTCATCTCTTGAAGGTAATGGTAGAGCTTATAGACGTGAACGACAACGCTCCTGCTTTTACCCAGTCTTCATATACTGCCGTTGTTCCGGAGAATGCTCCTCTGGACTGGAGCGTATCG
Proteins encoded in this region:
- the LOC116921482 gene encoding cadherin-23; protein product: MLNCFVIFLLCLVANPLSGQKSLFESEIGGDENRRLNIGVNLPPKFLPGGDMEGFSLPEDTAVGTIVYRLRGEDPEGSRVAYSISGDHLSVVRNTGAVTLVKALDHEAAAVIEVIITLTDEKGPTAEPNIVSIRREITIEDRNDNPPKFSEPSYSFSVNETVGVNTQVFNKILISDADSGSNGEIKLTCLKQKSPEGCEKFVVRSQRIAPGKYAGIVSARSGLNYEESSRFTLVLQAEDLAKEPGSALTSTATITVEVLDVQDQPPVFLNAPYRPVIQENSPVGHPLMKVLVRDGDTGQPRDLQLDIIDDPLGYFRVSSFKMNDNIGSATIVASDNPVDREDQVILRNGGTYSFGLKATELVGNKPVNDFTVENVTVMIIDVNDQPPVFNQAQYSIGIPENLDIGEALPGLDMTVSDSDTGVHSQFGLELIPLRNADNIFEVHPMSATGRTPVLIKVTGADKLDYENPDRREMVVQVIARGGGRRLSSTATLTILLVDVNDNNPIFEEPSYSFNVVENSAPGLLISRLSATDADSGVYGQLRYELRGFGSEHFSVNASTGDLTVGVCGLSTCLDYEDQDIFTLTFTAIDGGGKSTSVPLTIKIDDVNDNPPVFEQNQYRRLIQNRAIDFDPQLVLKATDKDGMRKGHSPPTQDGRISYSIIAGNTADNLFSIGRDSGILDVTRPINATELGEVRFVLTVRATDSGTPPQHADTVVTITVGAVDGNDPPIFQQSHYHINVVERATPDSFVIQLNATDPDGQNENLRYRVVGGSAVDWFTVDEVSGIVRIARGGALQWDQESPLLTLAVAAVDQGQPIAQTATATITIQVEDINDKPPNFDKQLFIHHVAEVTAVGTRVLALGASDPDTSSQLRFRLTEPFQIRNKGGYLRNEIESEYFSISETTGILTLTKPLDHENAAVVMFRAEVEDMNASLEFPNQTDFAEVAIYVQAHTDNGPIFSPPWSPAHPIIRAEVVEEQDPGIIFLTLQAHDPVTGLLISHFELVDEQKPISEALTSIQPDSGTSLESLFDQIRFTNDTESVNNTAKSILDPDISSLIELNKLTGELTFKRRIDYEELVNKSLQFQVQAIAGEAENKRMSLATVKLDILDANDNSPQFAEEEYKVKIPESIHYPEVLVTVSATDKDSGKFGQILYFVSGDGADLFVIDDPTTGVVRVAPNVSLDREKQPSYTFTIIAADQPQGSEEQQRSSVLVMVELIDVNDNAPAFTQSSYTAVVPENAPLDWSVSQVEALDPDEQEGGIVEYSLVNGGRLEGLLTVMPNTGSIIVKGPLTGKGRSEPYVLTLRAQDKGESPLFSDIDINVYVGDITPNDGVPSFVKPSFDEKAYIVEESPIGSIVFQALAIDPDDPATPNGRLTYKFLDEGTLGSDHAFFEIHPATGVVTTKARLDRESKASYTLILVARDQGTPSQQATRRLNIIVRDIDDHPPQFIRTPYDGPLQFSVLEQVEPGWCVDQLRASDPDQGENAAIEYLIIFGDDAGVFTLERNPDNLVRLLVKGTIDREVVDSYLLTIKCFKPAEKPSELRKMYNPQDTSEIQVKITVKDIDDNDPVFVQTNITTGVRLNAPLHTEVVRLEAIDPDAESGPVFYKLLNVSFIRAHHYASSGGDTQIDSSPAVAKTFDLDTSSGLLTTSQTYGLFVDGYFLLHVCAWTGEESRSRKAFNTLKIYILRDSELMKFVFTKPPPDVKPILADFRQSVEQSLELPLTLNLYESQFYSRDGALDFSSTSSCFQLVGKDHVFDLKDTELLLNAERNQRLRSVYDKFSVANLERCVPRGTLYEINNLEIWLLVIGCLIGAMALIAALTTCCLFTRYESRMKKLNPGIQVAVRSGTGTRRSSSVGQPHASLLNLSPDSQIYYDGHSSLARSVL
- the LOC116921508 gene encoding uncharacterized protein LOC116921508 isoform X1, encoding MDAGSPLHVSIFKQPKPGSRKRPFSVANSSILTEYSAENSEDYNILSSLGMKDRDIFQSTESTNLLLKHDSEAIENVKVSTGSIAGHSPYFSVNTTPKKTVAQDIQGDKPTDKDFEPKTPSNHLTISNEQLPPIQLPSEPFIKSDIEERNKPRKLRPVGEFTVTSLDKEYQEIMDFLKQEREQDQLLFLKCSEALRNKTESIIENLESTIKARYQTIDENLRSVIHEFEKEWETCRKLEEEFSTLRNQISSIMNNILQDPGLE
- the LOC116921508 gene encoding uncharacterized protein LOC116921508 isoform X2, whose product is MKDRDIFQSTESTNLLLKHDSEAIENVKVSTGSIAGHSPYFSVNTTPKKTVAQDIQGDKPTDKDFEPKTPSNHLTISNEQLPPIQLPSEPFIKSDIEERNKPRKLRPVGEFTVTSLDKEYQEIMDFLKQEREQDQLLFLKCSEALRNKTESIIENLESTIKARYQTIDENLRSVIHEFEKEWETCRKLEEEFSTLRNQISSIMNNILQDPGLE